Part of the Phragmites australis chromosome 23, lpPhrAust1.1, whole genome shotgun sequence genome is shown below.
aaattaaatgttCGATAGCATTGTCTTTTAAATAGGTTAATCTTGCACACTTCTGCGAGCACTAAGTCCATGGTGGAACATCAAAAGTTGGCATCTCCAGAAGCTAAAACAACCAAGGACTCAACTGCTATGTGCATCTCAATTCATATGTTGGATGAAAACATGCGTCTGAATTCTTAATTTGACCCTTCAAGCTTTCAGTCCACTTCAGTACATAATGGGCAAAGTGAAGTTctctataaaataattaatctAACTAATGACACATCCAAGTGAAGActaaaaaaaggggaaaatcCCCATTCTGTAACAGGATTTAGGGAGAGTGGCAAACTGAAATAAGTTGACAATCTTACCACATTGGATGCAGTTCCTCCAGGACAGCATCCCAGCAGAATCAGGCCAACTGATAGGGATGGAGGGAGCCCCAGCACGCGGCTAACGATCGCTCCAAGAGCAGGCATTATGGTGTACTGCGCGGCACACCCGAACAATATCTGCAGCAACAAAACAGCGCATATCATCTCCTAGATTGAATCACTGATTCAATCACTCACCACGATTCAGATCCATGAACCAAGATGGCAAGAAACAGACATGGAAGAGAGAAGAAATGGCGTGGATGAGCGCATTGGGAGGAACGAATTTGCACAGGGAAGGAGTGAGAAGAGATGGTCACGTACGGCGAGGGGCCTGTCGCGGAGGAGGGCGACAAAGTCCCTGAGCTCGAGGGTGAGGCCCATGGCGAGCATGATGAGGCCGAGGGCGCAGGTGTAGGACCCCGGCGCCATGGCGACGAACCaccggaacgcctcgggccgcgcgacggcgacggcggcgccggccgtGACGTAGGCCGGGTACAGCCCCGCCGCCGCGGACAGGGTCGCGTGCCACCGCGGCgcaggcggaggcggagggggaggagacgaAGGCGCGGCGAGCCCCGGCCCCGCGAGGCATTGGAGGCCCGGGAGGCGCAGGTGCCTGCGGAAGGGAAGCCGTGGCCTTTGCGCGGGCTGCGGGGCGGAGGTCGCGGCCGGGAGGggcaggaggcggaggcggagggggaggaggagaggagccaTGGCAATGGCGTGGCCTGCGCGCGCGGTGGTTGGTTTTGTCCGGTGCGGCCGTGCGGGTGCAGATTTTTTAGGAGGCGGGTCTTTGGGTCTACGTTTTCGCCTGTCGAAGGCGGGCTTCATGCCTTCTGCCATAGGAGGCCTACTGGTCACTGTCATTGATGGAGCCAACTTGCAGAGCAAAATCAGGTGGATAAAATACGGTGCTTTCCGAAAGTGAATTAAATCATAGTTGATAATCACTTTCCAAACAGCCTTTGATAAACAAAAGCATCGAAATGACTGATCTGAAAGTACACCTATACTCAAAGGCTAACCATATCACAAGCATCTGTGCTGCATGTGCTGAAGCTGAACAAATCAGGCTATAATCGGAGAGGGCAAAAGCCAACTACGCCAGAGACGGATCGAGACCCGAGGGGCGCAGAAATCCATCCAATAATCTACGCAATTATTTACTGACCACTGACTAAACGAAGCGATCCCGTGTCGATCTTGTCAGGCGCTCCAATTATTTTGACCCCAGCTCAGCTACCCACCGCTTTCACGGTTTCCTGGTTGCTTCCTTCTCCATCCTCTCCCGTTCTCCCCTGTTCTTGGCGAGGATACGGCGCATGTGATGAGCTCCTGCTCCTCCCCTTGGGTATGTCCCTATCAACTCGTAGATTTTCTAGGATGGAGCTCTATGCGCTCTGATTGTGGCAAGATGCTGGCTTTGAAGCCTatattattgtttttttatttactgGGTTATTGTTGACGGAAAAGGGTCTCTTTTCTCCCCTTCTTTTGAGATCTCGTGAGGTCAAAGGGGTGTTCTTGGATCTACTGTCAGTTTGTTCGTATATCAAAGGAGATAGCTTTAGGGCTAAGCACTTCCCCCCTTTTATTATTGTTGCGATTTATTCAGGTTTCCCATCAATTCCTGTGAAATTTTGGGCTGTTCTGAACCAAAGATAGCGCCTTAATGCAAAGATTAGCTCTTTTGTGACGTAAACATTAGGCCCTTCTTTCACCAGATCATTGTTCTAGTCTGTTAGAAAGGTTTGCTTTGTGTGAAGTTATCAGTGGTAAAGTACAGTTTCGACCCAAATTATATGATGTTTGATAAGCATCGACATCTATATCTTCAATGATAAGCTGTCTTGATACAGTATTTTGAGCTGTATTTTAGTTTGATCTTGCTTGGGTCACAGAATAatttgagtaatgaaaatatgaaatatgcTGAACTGATTTTATTTTCGGTAATATTTGGTATTGTGGTCCTCCTTGGTCGTGTCATTTTAAACTAATTTCACAACAAACATACTACGTGTGGAAAGACGATGTTGGGTATTTATTTATCTCAGGTCATTAGACTCACTGGTGGTTTATGAGCATTTGTAAGCATAGCGTAGTTTCTGCAACGGAAGTGTTGATCAGATTTCTTTTATAGAGAAAAGACAGGGTGTTTTCCTCTTTATATTTAAGGTTATAATGGTTTATTTAGTATTTTTCTCGGATATTTTATAAGTTCGTAATATACTAAATCTTAGAGTAGTCTGCGTTACTTCAAAATCTCCTGGATTATGTTAAAATGTTTTATGTGGTATTTTGTATCCATCAATCAGCTAATACCGAAAGTTTGTATCCACTGAAATATCTGTAATCTTTAAATGTTTAAAACTTCAGGTTCTGATGATGTTTGGTTTCAATTCTTTTTACTGACTAGAATCTCCCTCTGATTTCAAACGTGATAATCTTTAGAAGTCAACAATGGATGGCAACCAGAATGACATCTGTGGGCAATCTGCAAATCTCACTTCCAATCCTCTCTACTACCAGTTCGGTTTAGACAATCCACTCTTTGGCATGGGAATTCAGCAGCCATTTCCACCATCCACCTCACCATTCGGCGCTTCTTCATCCACTAACATCCCCCACATGGATTGGAAACCGGCTATGATGCTAGACAATCTCACATTCATCGAGGAGAAGATACGGCAAGTGAAGGATGTCATCCGTTCAATGGTGGACAATGGCGGCCAGTTACCGGGTCGCACAGGGGACATCgttcagcagcagcaggcggTTAATGCAGACCTGACATGCCTCATAGTTCAGCTCATCTCTACTGCTGGGAGCCTTCTCCCATCACTGAAGAACTCATCCTTTCTGAGCCACCCCCCAGCTGGACACATGGACATGGCTAACCATGTCGGCTCAAGCTCAAGCATGGTCCCTTATACGACTATCTCCGAAGAGAACAATGAGGTAATGTGTAGCCCTGAAGACTATGATGAGCTTTTCAAGGGATTGACTGATGGCACTGTGGAAGGGGGCATTGAAATAGACAATGTTCTTGTTGAGGAGCAGGATACAAAGGACGGCGACGAAGGTGGCGATGCTGGCATGGATGGAGAGAACCTACTGCCAGGCTCATATGAATTACTGCAGCTGGAGAAGGATGAGATATTGGCTCCACACACACACTTCTGCTCCATCTGTGGAAAGGGTTTCAAGAGGGACGCAAATCTGCGGATGCACATGAGAGGGCATGGGGATGAGTACAAGAGCCCCGCTGCACTAGCCAAACCACCCAGAGATGCAAGCACAGAGCACGCCATGGTGAAGAGGTACTCATGCCCGTTCGTCGGTTGCAAGCGGAACAAGCTGCACAAGAACTTCCAGCCCCTCAAGACGATCCTGTGCATGAAGAACCACTACAAGCGGAGCCACTGCGAAAAGAGCTACACCTGCAGCCAGTGCCACACCAAGAAGTTCTCCGTCTTGGCTGACCTCAAGACGCACGAGAAGCACTGCGGCCATGTCAAGTGGCTGTGCTCCTGCGGAACAAGCTTCTCGAGGAAGGACAAGCTCTTTGCGCATGTGGCTCTGTTCCAAGGCCACACGCCGGCCCTGCCATCGGAGGAGTCAAAGGTTTCAGACCAAGTTGGTCGCGTAGGAAGCCATCAGGAACCAGCGAAACTCACAAGCTCCATGGGCAGCTTCATGTGGGATAACTCATCAGGCGATGACACTGTGCTAGATATCAAAGGGCTCGACAGCTGTGGCGATGATTTCCTATCAACTGCGAACTTTGGGTCCTTCAATTTCAGTTTTGGGCCACTTGATGAAATCAAAGGAAATCCTTCCGAGGGTTCATTTGCAATGctgccttctgagcacttccaAAGCGTTCGAGAGAAGGGGGAGAACTAAACACAGACAATCTCGGGCAGCTTCAGATGTCATCATCTCTGTTCTTTGTTTTCATCCTTATTGCTGTAGTATACATCACCTTTGCTTCCATGGCACTGCATTTGGCTGGGAAGTTCAGCTAGAATCTTCCTAGCTTGTTGTATTCTATGCACTACCTTTTACTAGTATTTCTAGTCCAATGAGCTTTCCTCTTGTCCTTTTGTTTCGTCTATGTTATCTCCATGTGATTTCTTCCTGTATACTGGTAGACTGCTGTGGTTATCGTCTTTTTTAGGTAACATCTACTTCACTTGTGATGAGCATGCAATTTCATCAGTTTGCAGCTAGTGCACGAAGTTGTTGCAGTCAATGAACTCTTAATATCATCAGGATACATGCGAAGGTGAAAATGATTTCCTTTCTGCCTGTACTAGTAATACCATCCATTATTTTTAATAGCATGAGCATGTTTAGGCCGTACCTTCATGTGTCCGTTAAGGCTGGAAGTGCCAGGCTACAGGTACTACCGGCTACGAAGCATTTTCGAATCTCAGGGCAGGTTGTTTCTGGAAGATAGAAGTCTAAATAAAGAAGTTTGttgaaaagtgatttttttggAGAAGATAAAAGTCTGtttctgagaaaataaactagaagttgAGAAGCTAGCtgaaagtgtttttttttaaagaagtgtgttgagaaggtaaaaaattattataaaatctaaCAATTAAAATCCAAaacagtttttaaaaaaatcagaagtACAACTCTTTAGAGAAAACAgaagcaaaaacatgatgacTCACTGATGAACAGAGGAGAGCACATGCTGATGGTGGAgttggaaagaaaaataagcAGCACTGGGTACGAATCCGCTACTCACTGACAAGATCAAGGATCGCATGAGGACTCACTGATGAACAGCAAGTACCACGGAACCACATGATGATATCTCATATCTGTCGATGTGTGCAAACTTTCAGGGTACAATATATTCATACTACTATAATGACACGCGATCTCGTGTCAGGCTGCGATGCGACGAGCTCGCCGACCTTCACGTTAATTAGGCGGAAACGAGCCGAACCAAGCTTGCTTGTGGATGAGCcacggctcggctcggctagTTGACTAATCTGGAGTACTGGCTTGAGCCGGCTCAGTTTGGCTCACGAGCTAAGGTTGTCCGGTGATAAATCAGGCGGCCAGCAGGAAGCCAGCAATGTAGGATCTTTAGATCTAATTGTCTGAACATGCACCTGAACCACTCTAAAACTAGCTCATATGTAATTATTTCACATTTCAGGTTATCACTCCAAAGCATATGTAATATTTGTGTACCATTGGATTGAACAACACAATCCTAGTTGAACTTAGGTCCGTCAAACATTGATCTTCACCCAATTGGCAGGTTCTCTTCTCCAACATCAATGATCATGGAATCTTCCATGAAAGCAATATGGGAGCACTGACTAACCAGGATAATGAATTAACTTCCAACATCCTTACATCCATATAGGCATACAACACTGACTAAACAACACAATCCTAGTTGAAGAATGAGATCACTTGCTAGTTATGTGGGAGAAGAGGTCACTGCCAGTGAAGAGATGATAGAGGCAATGACACCAGTGGCGGATCGGTGCATGCACCGAGCTTCATGCATGTGCGGCTCCATGCTCTGTGGAATGGAAGTGCGACGGGGCAGCCGACGGTGGTAGCGAGAACGAAACTGCAAGATCTAAGGGGCTGATGGTGGAGAGTCGGAGAGACGGTTGGCAGGAGCTGAGAGCGGAGAGGCGGCGGGCCGGCGAGTGGAGAAGTTGCCGAAGAGGCTGCAACAGAGGCGTGTGCGTGTCTGGTCAGGGGGCGGCGAGTGTGACTGTGCGGGTGACACCCTAACGCGGTGAATGTGAGGAGGAACCGAGGAAGTGTATGTGTATGAGAACAAACCCTAAAGGCCTAAAGTCCCTGAGCTGGGCTGGCCGGCCACCGACTAACTGAGCTCGAGCTGGCTCACGAGCCTCGAGCTTTATTTCCAGCCTATTCACATAGTTAAATGGCGAGAGGAACACCCCTGCTAACTGCAGTGTAGTTTCCATTTGTTTTACGATGGAATCTCCAtgctgaaaggatcgaatgaccAAAGAGAGGATGAATTGGGCCttaattaaaactatttcaaccGAACTCTAGAACAAATAAACAATCTTATCCTAGATAAATAGTAAAGAAACTACAATGACCAAATTTGATAGAATGCTAAGCAAGAAAACATGCAAGCTACAATAAGAAGACAATTACAAAACATTAGCttacaagaaagtaaatgctcaaagtaaatacgagaaagtaaagagatgggcAAGAAGATACTAAATTATTTTTTgatgtatcgaggagttggcactcccccatAATCCTCGTTgaagcatccaccaaggatatcgctcccccttaaGTCACAAAGACTCAAATGCTCACTAGTTATAgccacttctctatctctaGATTGAcgggcttcaaatcaagcataaaGCTTTCTCTtgaggctcccacaagaactccaagaactcatcaagacacctccaatcactaagaccagctaggtgttaccaaccactAAGAATAACAAGCCAATACCTTCACTTGATCcaaatcaagcctagactacaactagatgcacacttgttactctcttTGCATTAATGACGTCCTTAatattcaattaagaactttgcaaatcactctagtaCACTCCCTTGTCTCTTGATCACACACTCAGTGTTTTAGCTCTTCTGAATTGCAAGGTTACCCAGCGAGTAAATGAGGGGTACATATTGGTTAGAGGTCCAAAACTAGTCGTTGCACAACCACTCACATTTTTCGTAAATGCTAGATGATCAAGCGTGCACATGCTCCAAACATCGGACCGTTAAGTATGAATCATCCACCCAAAACTAGTTGTTACTACACTAAATCATCTGGTGAAGCCTCCGATACATACGCCGAACCATCCTGCATGTATATGTCTATTTTCCAATGAACAGAACCTCTGAACTTTACTCCAGCAACGCCTCCAATATATGCGCCAGACCATCCAACGTGTATAAGTGCATTTCTAGTGAACATAAAGAAATCCTCTGGACTTTACTCCAGTGATGCATCCGGTATATGCGTTGAACCGTCTGGCGTGTTCAACTCGAAATCCTTCTTTTGGGAAATACTCCAGCGTTGTCAACTTCTCTTCGTCGGATCATCCAACGTGTATAAGAGTGCTGAGATAAAAGCTCTGACATGTAACACTTTCACCGTTGGACCATTCAGCATGTACATAGTTTTcaaaacttatccaattcaaacttctttaagTTCTATCTTTACTTCAACTCATTCATGGAtttctctgagctacctagtgctagaatttcacgagtgtgcatccaaccaaatctagactcaactagatcaagatACTACTCTTAGCcactctttatagtacgatcaaagaacaaaagagagcctatgctactctaagttatttcatctccttgtgacacttagaactagaaggtccttaatcttgatgttcACATCCTTTGATAACTCAACCATTCAATTAAGGAATTAAGATCACCCAACAACATTGTGGAATGATCTTTTAATTTCCTTTCAAAACAATTAAACttattagtcacaataatatggttatcattaatcaccgaaatacttATCACTTACTTAtggacctagatgctacaaccccccccccctccctgaTTGATGACAACTCGAATgagtagagaaatttgaataaaatataCCCTATAATACTAGGCATATAACGGCATAGAATGATAGGCAAGGGAAAgcctagcactagaacaacctatcatgctagttgAAAGAAAATTAGGTCAAACATGA
Proteins encoded:
- the LOC133905845 gene encoding probable sodium/metabolite cotransporter BASS1, chloroplastic, with the translated sequence MAEGMKPAFDRRKRRPKDPPPKKSAPARPHRTKPTTARAGHAIAMAPLLLPLRLRLLPLPAATSAPQPAQRPRLPFRRHLRLPGLQCLAGPGLAAPSSPPPPPPPAPRWHATLSAAAGLYPAYVTAGAAVAVARPEAFRWFVAMAPGSYTCALGLIMLAMGLTLELRDFVALLRDRPLAILFGCAAQYTIMPALGAIVSRVLGLPPSLSVGLILLGCCPGGTASNVVTLVAKGDVPLSIVMTICSTLAAVFLTPLLTKILAGAYIPVDAVKLSLSTLQVVVAPILLGSSIQTAFPSVVKYVTPFAPLLAVLASSLLACSVFSDNFVRLRSTIADASCVNGSFFSGDIGVVMLSVSLLHFAGFFVGYAAAAIGCLKERQRRAISIEVGMQNSSLGVVLAAAHFSSPLVALPPALSAVIMNIMGSTLGLVWQYITPSVSENETTDMPDA
- the LOC133905843 gene encoding zinc finger protein STAR3-like isoform X3, with amino-acid sequence MDGNQNDICGQSANLTSNPLYYQFGLDNPLFGMGIQQPFPPSTSPFGASSSTNIPHMDWKPAMMLDNLTFIEEKIRQVKDVIRSMVDNGGQLPGRTGDIVQQQQAVNADLTCLIVQLISTAGSLLPSLKNSSFLSHPPAGHMDMANHVGSSSSMVPYTTISEENNEVMCSPEDYDELFKGLTDGTVEGGIEIDNVLVEEQDTKDGDEGGDAGMDGENLLPGSYELLQLEKDEILAPHTHFCSICGKGFKRDANLRMHMRGHGDEYKSPAALAKPPRDASTEHAMVKRYSCPFVGCKRNKLHKNFQPLKTILCMKNHYKRSHCEKSYTCSQCHTKKFSVLADLKTHEKHCGHVKWLCSCGTSFSRKDKLFAHVALFQGHTPALPSEESKVSDQVGRVGSHQEPAKLTSSMGSFMWDNSSGDDTVLDIKGLDSCGDDFLSTANFGSFNFSFGPLDEIKGNPSEGSFAMLPSEHFQSVREKGEN
- the LOC133905843 gene encoding zinc finger protein STAR3-like isoform X2; its protein translation is MSSCSSPWSTMDGNQNDICGQSANLTSNPLYYQFGLDNPLFGMGIQQPFPPSTSPFGASSSTNIPHMDWKPAMMLDNLTFIEEKIRQVKDVIRSMVDNGGQLPGRTGDIVQQQQAVNADLTCLIVQLISTAGSLLPSLKNSSFLSHPPAGHMDMANHVGSSSSMVPYTTISEENNEVMCSPEDYDELFKGLTDGTVEGGIEIDNVLVEEQDTKDGDEGGDAGMDGENLLPGSYELLQLEKDEILAPHTHFCSICGKGFKRDANLRMHMRGHGDEYKSPAALAKPPRDASTEHAMVKRYSCPFVGCKRNKLHKNFQPLKTILCMKNHYKRSHCEKSYTCSQCHTKKFSVLADLKTHEKHCGHVKWLCSCGTSFSRKDKLFAHVALFQGHTPALPSEESKVSDQVGRVGSHQEPAKLTSSMGSFMWDNSSGDDTVLDIKGLDSCGDDFLSTANFGSFNFSFGPLDEIKGNPSEGSFAMLPSEHFQSVREKGEN
- the LOC133905843 gene encoding zinc finger protein STAR3-like isoform X1, with amino-acid sequence MSSCSSPWKSTMDGNQNDICGQSANLTSNPLYYQFGLDNPLFGMGIQQPFPPSTSPFGASSSTNIPHMDWKPAMMLDNLTFIEEKIRQVKDVIRSMVDNGGQLPGRTGDIVQQQQAVNADLTCLIVQLISTAGSLLPSLKNSSFLSHPPAGHMDMANHVGSSSSMVPYTTISEENNEVMCSPEDYDELFKGLTDGTVEGGIEIDNVLVEEQDTKDGDEGGDAGMDGENLLPGSYELLQLEKDEILAPHTHFCSICGKGFKRDANLRMHMRGHGDEYKSPAALAKPPRDASTEHAMVKRYSCPFVGCKRNKLHKNFQPLKTILCMKNHYKRSHCEKSYTCSQCHTKKFSVLADLKTHEKHCGHVKWLCSCGTSFSRKDKLFAHVALFQGHTPALPSEESKVSDQVGRVGSHQEPAKLTSSMGSFMWDNSSGDDTVLDIKGLDSCGDDFLSTANFGSFNFSFGPLDEIKGNPSEGSFAMLPSEHFQSVREKGEN
- the LOC133905843 gene encoding zinc finger protein STAR3-like isoform X4, which translates into the protein MSSCSSPWKSTMDGNQNDICGQSANLTSNPLYYQFGLDNPLFGMGIQQPFPPSTSPFGASSSTNIPHMDWKPAMMLDNLTFIEEKIRQVKDVIRSMVDNGGQLPGRTGDIVQQQQAVNADLTCLIVQLISTAGSLLPSLKNSSFLSHPPAGHMDMANHVGSSSSMVPYTTISEENNEDTKDGDEGGDAGMDGENLLPGSYELLQLEKDEILAPHTHFCSICGKGFKRDANLRMHMRGHGDEYKSPAALAKPPRDASTEHAMVKRYSCPFVGCKRNKLHKNFQPLKTILCMKNHYKRSHCEKSYTCSQCHTKKFSVLADLKTHEKHCGHVKWLCSCGTSFSRKDKLFAHVALFQGHTPALPSEESKVSDQVGRVGSHQEPAKLTSSMGSFMWDNSSGDDTVLDIKGLDSCGDDFLSTANFGSFNFSFGPLDEIKGNPSEGSFAMLPSEHFQSVREKGEN